The Juglans microcarpa x Juglans regia isolate MS1-56 chromosome 8D, Jm3101_v1.0, whole genome shotgun sequence genomic sequence TGTGCGATGGTTCCACAACACTTTGGCGGTCAGGATTGTTTTGCTACGGTGCACTTGAACTCTTCGATCCAGAATCTGAACCAGTGCTTCTTCATAGGAGAAGTCCTCGTGTACTTGAAGGGCGCGTACTCGATCACATGGAAGGGATCATGCACATACTTGCGAAGCATTGAGATGTGAAATACATTGTGCATGGTTGAGAATTGTTGAGGGAGTGCAAATCTGTAAGCTGCTGCTCCTATTCCTTCCAAGATCTCAAATGGGCCAATAACTCTGGGAGTTAGCTTGACTTTGTTTCTAAACCTCATCAACCCTTTCATGGGAGTTACCCTTAGAAATACTCTATCCCCAGATTCTTTTGCACACTCCTCCAGAACATTGACGTGAACCATGAATCCCTATCCAACACGATCCTGGATGGAATCCCATGTAGTCTGACTATCTCCCGGAAGTATAGTTCTGCCAATTTGCTCATTGAATAGGTCATCTGAAAAGGACAAAGTGAGCTGCCTTGGACAACTTATTGATGATTACCCATGCCGAGTCTTGTCCACCCGGGGCTTTAGGAGATCCTATCACGAAGTCCATACTTATCTTGTCCCATGGCCAAACTGGGATTGGCACTGGTTGTTGTGTTCCTAAAGGCCTTTGATGCTCGGCCTTAACCATCATGCATGTCAGGCATTGAGCTACAGAATTGGTGTTGTCTTAGGTCTCGATACATCTTGCTGCTACCCGGATGCACTGTGTATAAAGACCTGTACACCTCCCTCGGTAGTAGATCCCGTAATTCATTCTCTGCTGGTACACAAAGTGTCCCTTTGAATCGCAGGGACCCATCTTCAAAAATAATCTGGTCCAATACTATCGGACTAAGAACAAGGGTACTTAAACTTGCCTTTACATCCCTCACCATCTCCACTCCTAGCTTCTCCATGTCCAGGAGAATAAGTTTACGATGGGTGTACATGCTCACAAGGGTACCCGAAGAAAACTTCCTGCTGAGGGCATTTGTTACAACATTAGCCTTGCCGGGAAGGTAGTTGATGGTACAGTCAAAATTCTTTATCAACTCCAACCACCTGCGCTGTCTCACATTTAATTCCTTCTaggtgaagaaatatttaagaCTCTTGCGATCCGTGTAGATCTCACAACACTCCCCGTACAAGTAATGTTGCCAAATCTTCAAGGCGAAAACAACTGCTGCTAGTTCTAGGTCGTGGATCAGGTAATTGCGCACATAATCCTTGAGTTGGCGTGAGGCGTACGCCACAACTCTCCCACAGTGCATCAGGACACATCCCAACCCTTGGTGTGACACCTCGCTGAATAATATGAAACCACCTGTACCCGAATGTATAGTCAGAACAGGCGCCATCACAAGCTTCTCTTTCAACTCCCGGAAGCTTTTCTCACACTCCTCAGTCCATATAAATTTCTCCCCTTGCCTGGTGAGCTTTATCATGGAGACTGCAATGCGGGAAAACCCTTCGACAAATCTCCGGTAATACCCCGCAAGACCCAAAAAGCTCCTGATCTCTTGGACCGTCTTAGGTCTAGGCCATTCTACAATTGCCTCGACCCTCAAAGGATCCACATAAATCCCATCTTTCAACACTATGTGGCCAAGGAAAGAAATCTTATgtagccaaaactcacacttagTCAGTTTCGCATacaatttcttctcttttaaaatttgtagGGCCGCTTCCAGGTGCCGTGCATGCTCCTTCGGGCTCTTAGAATAAAACAGGGCATcgtcaataaatattataacgAACTGGTCGACATACTCCTAGAATATACggttcattaaatccataaaagttGTTGGAGCATTAGTCAATCCGAAGGACATTACTAGAAATTCGTAATGTCCATACCTTATCTTGAAGGCAGTCTTAGGAGCATCTTCCGCCTTGATCTTCAACTGGCGGTATCCCAAACAGAGATCAATCTTCGAGAATACCTGTGCTCCTTGAAGTTGATCGAATAGATCATCGATCTGAGGTAACGGATACCGATCCTTAACGGTCACCCCGTTCAGTTCTCTATAATCGATGCAAAGGCGCAACGATTCGTCTTTCTTCCTAACAGAGGACTGGTGCTCCCCATGGTGACACTCTAGGGTGAATAAAGCCCTTCTCCAATAATTCCTACAACTGATCCTTAAGCTCCTTGAGCTGTACAAGTGCCATTCGATAGGGTGTTTTGGAGATTGGCGTCGCTCCCAGTATAAGATCTATTAGGAACTCAATCTCTCTATCCAGAGGTAAACCAGGTAACTCATCTGGAAAGACATTGGGGAACTCTCTCACTACGTCGATGTCTAGAAGCTAAGGCTCATTTGGTTGAGACATAACCAAATTAGCAAGGAATCCCACGCAACCTTTCTTCAGCATCTCGGTTGCCTTTAGCACGGAAACCATCTTGGCTTAAGGCGCTTACCCACTGCACAGAAGTGGAACTCTGTCTCACCCGGTGGTCTAAAGACCACTCTCTTCTCGAAGCACTCCATGTAGGCTCGGTGCTTAAACAACCAGTCCATGCCCAAAATGGCATTGAACCCCTCCATGTCGAATAGGATTAATTCGGCAAGCAGGTGCCGACCTTGTATCTCTATCGTGCATCCCTTCAATACGGAACTACAATTTACGGAGTCTCCTAGTGGAGTAGAAACGGACATTACACACTCCGAGGACTCGAGGGTCCTCTCGCTTAAATGCGCAAGCTTACGTGATATAAAAGAGTGTGCAACAACCGAATCGCCTAACATTAATGCACGATGGGGAAATAGAGGGGAGAACGGGTCAGTGAAAGCTTCTTTAAATAACGCCTACGAAATGGGAGTTGCCTCGTTCAACTCTTGCGGAATAAGCCCATGAGTAGACTTCCAACACCCGTTTGCCACGTCAAATAAGTTGTAAGCAGCGAATTCCATCTTCTCTTGTTTAGGACACGAGACTACGCAGAAGATCTTCTCTAGGCGCTCGATCCAGTTGTCAGCATCTACTTCGCTACAATTGCCATCAAACAATGGAGGGTGCTGTCTACCGAATAGTTCGAAAGTTGTTGAATGTTGGGTTTGCTTGCGTCTCGGATTGTCTGCCAATAACTATCTCTATTAGGCATACGATTGCATTGGTGAGGCCCCTCGTATCTCTGGGAACCACCTGCTGATTCTCTACACTATGGGAATGGGGTCGCCCCCAACATTTGTCTTTCTTACTATTGCCTATCGGTGCCATACTAAAACACGTATAACAGTAACAATAGCAATGAACTCATATGAAACAGATACGCATGACTTGCAATCACTCTAACATAATTCATGATActaaataagaaaatacattttaaacttgCTGCAGAGCTTGGCATACTTTAGAGAGAGGACTTCAACTTAGTTCATCCCTAAAGTCTATAGGACCTTATAAcctttgctctgataccaagatTTGTCACAACCCCGCCCCGGGAAGGGCAAGGTCGCTCCGTACGTGCCGGTCCTTTCcttcctattttctttctttttctttttctttttctcataaCATGCGGTCGACATGAACGTGACacacgtgtactctaaatttttaatttaataaagggaacaccTAATAAACATGCTACTCAACATTCACTcataagagactctcagagtccatacgttcataaaaacataacccatcatccataaacataactgtTCTTGTTAGGGAAGTTCCTAAGCTTTTGCCTCTCCCTCTACAGTagtgccttgctccccagccttttcatcattacttggacgtttaaaatatttaaaataaaagtgagtcaaatactcaataagtagtacaccatgcagtgaacatactaggcatctgttattttcttttgaaaacatgcatacataaacattttgctaattcttgacaatgctttcatgcataacagtttaagggataagccatactttcatgcataaacatttaagaaataactatgctttcTTGTATAAACATTTGAAGAAATAACCATAcattcatgtttcactttctttggtcgatacacactattacaccccgtgtgttggggttaacggtcttcctttggacctggattctaCCCGtagccacaggttgggaatctcttttcattcatatggccgttacgtattttcatacaataagacattcattcattcaatcctttttttcattcattcatgtcagtcctttcagtccatttcatttaacagttcattcatggaaaacgtcatttaaaagcatgaacttaacctcatcttttcatttaacagtgcattcatgaagaaacatcatttttaaagcatgagtttaaacatcatttttcatgggatccataaagcgtcagttcataaggacaatttaacatcacttcatagggacatcttaaaacgTTTTCCTcccatcatttaaagcatcagttcatagggacattttaaaacactttcttcgcatcattgaaagcatcagttcataggggtattttaaaacttgtttaaagtatcacttgaagcataaggcatgagaaaTTCATTacctttcctttgcaatcaaaacattttcatcatctttcttacttcgatgcacatgcattttcatgaaaaagatacattttcatgctatactatatataggaataatcaataagtttattgagagagttGTATGgaatctcatgacttagaacctacgtgcatgcattaccttatacacatacacacaattatactTGATAGgttgcttaacaggggctatcaaggaagggcttgtacatactatattcatttactcttttctttataaGAACATTTgcagtaagagagagagagacattctttcataaaaagaacttggtgtaagaagcatggtcatagttacttacctctatgctcctcgatatttccatcatcaatataagtcctattccaataaataccataagcgtgttaatactcatacaatattctttagccctccatttaaaagagaatgtcacgatattacaatctaacaacccttctatgcttaacatTAAACCAATTGAATACTCCTCACCTCgacttacaaaagaaataacttaaatattaagacatgctagctgtccatggaaAGGCTATTTaaaaagcttacatgaaaagtagttaagaattcattgGCTTCAAGCAAAGTTTCCTTGGTTTAAGTTTACTTTGAGTTGtggacattaggagataaaatcttgaaattctcaacaattggctttaaaatagatttaggcatctcaagtaggctaaacaagcttaggaaacatgccctttaaatcaacttgtagtcCTTCATCATAAAAAGGTTAGCTTATCAACATTTTGGACTATcgggttaggtagaatttaaacAACGAGGGACAACATAAGTGGGCTACTTTTACATCAAGATATGGCATGACATGGGCTTAGGGgtacttggacagctttgcatatcataatacatcaagcacaattaatctcttatatctaaactaagctataacctattcacataagcaatatattatatagttcagataaaacctcccattaaaaattaaaatagcataaagtatagcaaagttacctattaagaaattttaaaacctttaaacacttaagcctatgatttactcacttaataccttttaaaagcaatatataaaattacaaaacccaagcaaaacctctaaactgaacctctagcatcctaaaaaatagattaccaatcaaacctcaacacaaggcacataataccaacatatataatttaaaatcactttaatcatcacttatgattaaaccaagtttaataacaatatagtattttcaaaatataggaaaatacatagcaaaacaactatattACGATTtggtttgggccaaaaacatgacatacatatttatttgcaacataggaaattaactatattaaaacacaagctaaaacaacttaattgacttccaaaatcatattaaaaataaataagtcaaattatgatttttatctTAAGCTCTTAGCtcctttcaaaacacaagtggCAGACCAAATAGAGGTATAGCCatgtggatgaagagcaacacgatatcactgttttaaaccccaaaatcgaaacataaaaaatcatcaaaagaaaCCCACTTCATCAACCATGGCTAAATTCTAAATACACAAATGAGAAGGATTAATGGTACTCTTACCTTGCTATGGAGTCATAAGCttgaagatgatgagaggagtttggtttcttgaagaacaaaagagtggagaagaagagaggataGGCTTTAGCTTGCTTGGAAAGAGAGTGaagatttatttcttttctcttgggTGAGGGTTGATGGTTATGGGTGGGGAAAATGCCTtaggaaaatttttatttttctcttctctctttttgacTTGCCTTAGACGATGGGTGCTAGGAAAAGAAGTTTAGTGGCTTGTATGGGAAGCTTACGGATGAAAGGAACTCAATGGCTTGCTTTAGAAGCCTATGGATGCAAAAGCTTATTGGCTTTTCCTCAAATCCTATGGGTGGAAGGAATAAATGGtttaattgttttaagattagttttatctttttctttttctcctttgtgTTGCTTTGGACGATGGGTGGGAGGAAAAGTGAAGTCAATGGCTTCCTGAGGAAGGTTATGGGCCAAAGGGCTTAATGGCTTACTTTAGAAGCCTAATATGGGTGGAAAGGGATTTACTCTCTTTGGTCAAAGCTTATCACATAAGCTTGGAagatggatggtggagatctatccacctcaatgatgcttttcacctaccaatccaatggtagagaATGCTTGGGTCATTtcttaattaaacaaaattaaaaggcttaagagaaaatatttcaaagtcttacaaataatacccttgatttattttaataaatcatattttaaatataaaacatattcatcttaaaataaaataattggaagtaataaaaatatctttatctcaaaatatttaaattaaataactgataaaatgacgtaaggacctatatagtaggactcgggtattatACAATATCCCTCAATGACGTCATGTTCCCCATCCATCTTGGAAGCATCCCTAACAAACTGTTATTACTGAAATCAATTTCTTCCATGTTCGTTAGATTATATATGCTATGTGAGATCTCTCCTGAGAAGTGGTTGTTGTCCAAATACAAAGATACTAGGGCTGTTAGATTCGAATTGGCAGGAAATTATTGGCCACTCAAATGATTTTCTGACAATCTAAGGTATTATAAGAAGGAGCAACCCATTGTCAAATTCTCTAGAATTGTTCCAGAAAAATTATTGCTTGACATGTCTAAATATCTTAAGGAGGCCAAATTACCAAAAGAAAAGGGAATAACACCATCAAAGTCATTTTTAGAAATATCTAAAAGCTCTAGATTTGGAAAAGCTAAACCAAAGGTGGTTGGAATTGGACCTTgtatattattaaatgaaatatctaAAGCCAAAAGGTTGGGAATATAATGATTGGGCAGCTGCAAAGTTCCTGTTAACGAGTTATTTCCCAGACATGTAGTCGAGGATGTCACCTTTGTAGGAGAGAATCTATTCTTTGTTGTGAACTCCACTTCTTGTATTACATCCACTATTGGGAAACTATAatctttaaagtaaaaaatgaaCTTTTGACTTTCTTTTATCATTGCGGAATGCATGAATGACAACTTGTCGAATAATGTGAAATATACTTCAAAAGAGAGTACTAATGTAGATTTTTGTCGCTTGACTCAAAAGTAATGTTACTAAAGCAATGAGGTATATATTTGCCCAGAAAAACTATTGTGGGAAAGATCCAACAAGCTTAGTTTATGTAAAAGGCATAATTAAGACGGGATTTTTCCTTGTAAATAATTAGCTTGCAAGAAGAGAATGCTCAAACATGGAAGGTTGCCGATCCAATATGGAATGTTGCCAGTAAGGTAGTTATCTCAAAGATTTAGAGTGactagagcattggcaatggcctagccATTACGAAGtccaaattttgaataaaacttGATGTTTTGGCTAAAGCGAAAACCTTTGAAGTAGTTAATCCATATTGGACTAGCCATtccaaagtcaaaataataaaataatattatatattttaattttttttttatttttttatattttacaaatacactccatatattaattaattaataatttaatttttactatccaaacaaattatttaacatgAAGAAGAAAGGTAGAAAAAGGAAGACGAAAGGAAGAGACTTggaatactttttaataaaatattcttttggtTGGTAAATAGTAACTCACCAAATATGACTTTCGTTTTCCATTTAATGTAGCTCATAACTTGACTTGAAGTgatttggctagtccaatacagctgattttgaaaaactttagtcaaaatttggacTTGGCTAGCATTTGGTTAGTCTAATGCCAGTACTCTAAAGCAGAGCAACccttaaatacaatagtaaTGGGACCCAGTAAGCCTATTTTGGTTCAGACGAACATGTTTGATTGTGTACCATTGGAAGTAAGAGGGTATAAAGCCAGACAGATTGTTATGGGAAAGGTCAATAAATGAAAGATATTGCAAGTTACATAGCTCAACTGGAATGGGAcctttaggcctcgtttggtttcGCATataagatgggttgagataaaagttgaataaaatattattagaatatatttttttaatgttatttttgttttgggatttgaaaaagttgaattgtttattttattttgtgtgaaaatttgataaagttgtaattattagatgagatgagttgtgaaaacaaacaagtccGTAAGCTGGTTTTGCAAGAGCCATTACTGTCAATGATGGCATGGTCCCCAGCCATCTTGGAAGCATCCTTGACAAGTTGTTATTACTAAAATTGAGTGCTTCTAAGAGCATTAGATTAGATACGTTATATGGGGCCTATCCCGAAAAGTGGTTGTTGTCCAAATACAAAACTTTTAGTTTTGGTAGATTCAAATTGAATGGAAATACACTCAAATGATTTTTGGACAACTTAAGGTAGTATAAGGAGGAGCAACCTATTATCAACTCCTTTGGTATTGTTCCTGAAAAATTATTGCTTGATATATCTAAAGTTCTTAAGGAGACCAAATTACCATAAGAAGAAGGAATAACACATTCAAActcatttttagaaatttttaaagACTAGTTTTGGGAAAACTAAATCAAAGTTGGTTGGGATTGGACCTTGTATATGACTAAATGAAatatctaaaagaaaaagattgggAATATAATGATTGGATAGCTGCAAAGTTCTTGTTAACAAGTTATTTCCTAAATTAAGAATCACCAACCTTGTATTGTTTTCCAGCAACCATGTGGGGAATTGTCTTGCCAAATTGTTGTGAGGGAGATGTAGTTCTTGCAAGTCAAACTGGTAATGAAGGAATCTAGTAATTATTCTACTAGACTTGGTAGAAAAGCAGCAAAAGCCTTTAATTGGAAGCTTGGAATCCATCTTTGAGACAGAGTTTCATCAACCAGGTTGTTGCCATCACTAAATATGACCTCAAGCTTTGAGAGATTAAAATATGAGGAGAATGTGATTGGGTTGAAGTAGTTATGTGATAAATCAAGGTACTCAAGTGACTTCAAATTAGGTAGAGGGGAGAGATCAAAGCGATTTGAAGAGATATCAAATATTCAAAGTTGTGTCATGTTTGCGAAACATGAAGGCAGTATCCCTTCAAAATCATTATAGCTGAGCTCCACCAGTTTCCTCCCTGCTAACACTCTTCGGCCACCCACCATGGCCATGCACCTTTCTTGCTTGACTACTTTCAGAAAGTGAAACTTTTGAACTtgccaaaataccttttgggataGTGATATTCGGACGACCTTGAGTTGCAGTATTTTGGGCCGAAccttttcatcccaaaagagcTTCTTTGTTGTAGTGCcaatgagagaaaaaggaaCGGCTGATCACATAATTTGTCTCAAAATTTGTACTACGTTGTAAGTTAAGAACTTGTTTGCTTATGATAGTATTTGTTGTCAGCAACAATTTGTCTAGTATTGTGATCACCACCCACTAAGACGTAGTACAAGTATGACATTTCTTTCTTACGTGTTTGTTGCTATAGATCATTACTCGTAATTTTAATTTGGataaatttttataactaatagtGAGAGGGACTCTCGCTCATCATTTAGCTGTAATTAAAgtcccatttggatagtgagatgagatgagatagttttagataaaagtttaaagttgaataaaataattgttacaatgttattattattttggaaattgaaaaaattgaattgtttattatattttgtgtgagaatttgagaaaattgtaatgatgagataagataagattagatgataAGAAACCGTTTCTGTTTCTAAACGGGGCTAagaatgagttgagatcaaacGGCGGCTGGTAGATATCAGAGTTGTTTTTAAAGTTTGCTCTGTTGGAAGATGTTGTCATTAAGagttccaataaaaaaaaaagaaatggtcaGCACTTATACTCTGAATACTATGTGTGgttattgaaccaaactcaattcatctcaactcttctcaaactaattattaatgtGATCCACTACTCTTCTCATACATTAGTATGTTTACATTTTTGTTTAAGTTTGACTTTATTAATTCTTTGCATATGTTGGGCTTATTGTTTTCTCCAAATTGAGCTTTgatacttggacaagaaataGTTTATTGTTTTCTTGAGCTTTTATGAACTGACAttggaagaaaagaaatcatAAGATTGACTTGAAAAGGAATATCTATAGTTCAAGCTTgagattgaagaaaataaaaacaggaCGACATACAAAAATGCAAACATCAAAACACAAAGCTAGACAATtctaaagctagctagcttacgAGTGTTGATCACAACAAAATAGTAGCAAGTGGAGATGCACAATTCAACAAAGTTAAACCACGCCCGTCGCCAGTGCAGATTTGTATAGAGAATAGCAACAATTCCCAGTAACATTGTCATGTAAGTCACTGCAAAGCTAACGTAGAAAACTTCCAAGTCCATAAAACCAAAAGCTTCATCTCCCTTGTCATCAGTTGGAATGTTAGATGGTGGTTGAATTTTACTGCAAGCCTTATGTAGTGGAGGTCCACACAGGAGAGGATTTCCCTCATAACTGCTTTCATCAAAGGTACCGAACTGAGCTTTTCTTTCTGGAGTTGTTCCCCAAAAGTTATTGTGTGCCACATTGAAGACGGCCAAATAGTTCAACTCTATCAATTCTGGGGGAATAATACCATCCAAGTTATTATTGGATAGATCCAAACTCTCAATTTGATTAAGTTTCGAGAATGATGTGGGAATTGATCCAATTAGATTGTTGAATGACAGGTTCAACGCATGGATGCTACTTAGGTCTCCAAGCTCGGGTGGAATTTCTCCTTCTAATTTGTTGCATGAGAGGTCAATCCCAGACATGTAGTTGAGAATGTCACCTTTGTAGGAgagaattctattttttgttgagAACTCCACTTCTTGTAGTACTTCCATCATTTGGAACACAAACTCTTGATCATGGAAAACAAATATGGGGAGTTTGTTCATTATCATTGCAGATTGCAACAATGACGACATGTTGAAACGACTAAAATAAACATACTCAATGCTTGGTATTTCAGATTTTGTCTTGGTTGGCTCAAATGTAATGTTACTCAAGCAATGGGGTATTTGACCAGAAAAACTATTGTTGGAAAGATCCAACAAACTTAGTTGTTCTAAAAGACATATTTGAAATGGAATTTTTCCCTGCAAATAATTTGCTTTCAAGAGGAGAATGCTCAAACTTGAAAGGTTGCCGATCCAATCTGGAATGTTGCCAGTAAGGTAGTTATCTCTAAGATTTAGAGTGACTAAAGTAGAGCAACCATTGAATGCACTGCTAATTGGACCGGTTAgcctatttttattcaaatgaaTATGTATGATTTCAGACCAGTTGGAGCAAGACGGTATAGAGCCAGACAGATTGTTATGAGAAAGGCCAAGAAACGCAAGAGATTTCAAGTAACATAACTCAACTGGAATGGGACCTTCAAGCTGGTTTTTTGCGATAGCAATAACTGTCAATGACGTCATGTTCCCCATCCATCTTGGAAGCATCCCTAACAAATTGTTATTACTGAAATCAATTACTTCCAAGAAAGTTAGATTAGATATGCTATCTGAGATCTCTCCTGAAAAGTGGTTGTTGTCCAAATACAAAGATTTTAGGGCTAGTAGATTCGAATTGGCAGGAAATAATTGGCCACTCAAATGATTTTTGGACAATCTAAGGTGGTATAAGTAGGAGCAACCCATTGTCAAATTCTCTGGAATTGTTCCAGAAAAATTATTGCTTGACATGTCTAAATATGTTAAGGAGGCCAaattaccaaaagaaaaaggaataacaccttcaaattcatttttagaaatatttaaaaccTCTAAATTCGGAAAAATTAAACCAAAGTTAGTTGGAATTGGACCTTGaatatgattaaatgaaatatcTAAAGTCAAAAGGTTGGGAATATGATGACTGGGCAGCTGAAAAGTGCCTGTAAAAGAGTTATTTCTCAAATTGAGAACCTCCAACCTTGTATTGTTTTCTAGCAACCATGTGGGGAACTTTCCTGCCAAATTGATGTGAGGGAGATTTATAATATGCAAGTTGAACTGATAATGAAGGAATCTAGGAGTTATTCTAACAAACTTGTTAGATAAGCAGCTTGAACAACTGAAACCCTTTAATTGGAAGCCCGGATCCCATCTTTGAGACAGAGTTTCATCAACTAGTTTGTTGCCATCACTAAATATGACCTGAAGCTTTGAGAGATTAAAAAATGAGGAGAATGTGATTGGGTTGAAGTAATTATGTGATAAATCAAGGTACTCAAGTGACTTCAAACTAGGTAGAGGGGAGAGATCAATGCTTCCATTAAAGCGATTTGAAGAGATATCAAATATTCGAAGTTGTGTCATGTTTGCCAAACATGAAGGCAGCATCCCTTCAAAATCATTATGGCTGAGATCTAACTCTTGTAGATTCATAAGCTCACACAAGCCTACAAAATGaattaatgagaaataattAAGTTCTATCATTAAGAGATTTTTGCTAAGGAATATTTTGCAAAAATAAGGCTTTTTACCTTGAACGATGGGCAAACTTCCATTGAGTCCACAGTATGATATTGTCAATACATCAAGGGAAGTCATAACTCCAACTTTACTGAGGAACCTTTTGTCAATATGGGAACCCTCCAAATACAACTCCTGTAGGTTCTTTAGTCTTCCCAACTCTAAATGTATAcgaaaattattaaaatgtgTTAAATAGGACATAGCATATCAAATGGATGTATATTCGTCGATCTAACCTTAGAGACTAATTACCCGAGATTGGGATATTGATTGGTCGATCTAAGAGGTTGTTTCTCAAATATAGTTTCTTGAGCGATAAGAACTGACTAAGGGATGATAGGAAGCTTTCATTGAAGTAATTCCCACTGAAGTCAAGCACCTCTAGCTTGCTCAATCTGGATAATCTTTCAAAACCTACAATTTAGACAATTATAAACT encodes the following:
- the LOC121242271 gene encoding receptor-like protein 15, yielding MEFKIFRVALLQLKASVNSSYVDILTYDWEGRNCCNWEHVVCDNTTGRVIELHLGNFFTFITLNASLFVPFQELKYLDLKWNKISGWAPNEGFERLSGLSKLEVLDFTGNHFNESFLLSLGQILSLKELYLGYNRLDLILISGFERLSRLSKLEVLDFSGNYFNESFLSSLSQFLSLKKLYLRNNLLDRPINIPISELGRLKNLQELYLEGSHIDKRFLSKVGVMTSLDVLTISYCGLNGSLPIVQGLCELMNLQELDLSHNDFEGMLPSCLANMTQLRIFDISSNRFNGSIDLSPLPSLKSLEYLDLSHNYFNPITFSSFFNLSKLQVIFSDGNKLVDETLSQRWDPGFQLKGFSCSSCLSNKFVRITPRFLHYQFNLHIINLPHINLAGKFPTWLLENNTRLEVLNLRNNSFTGTFQLPSHHIPNLLTLDISFNHIQGPIPTNFGLIFPNLEVLNISKNEFEGVIPFSFGNLASLTYLDMSSNNFSGTIPENLTMGCSYLYHLRLSKNHLSGQLFPANSNLLALKSLYLDNNHFSGEISDSISNLTFLEVIDFSNNNLLGMLPRWMGNMTSLTVIAIAKNQLEGPIPVELCYLKSLAFLGLSHNNLSGSIPSCSNWSEIIHIHLNKNRLTGPISSAFNGCSTLVTLNLRDNYLTGNIPDWIGNLSSLSILLLKANYLQGKIPFQICLLEQLSLLDLSNNSFSGQIPHCLSNITFEPTKTKSEIPSIEYVYFSRFNMSSLLQSAMIMNKLPIFVFHDQEFVFQMMEVLQEVEFSTKNRILSYKGDILNYMSGIDLSCNKLEGEIPPELGDLSSIHALNLSFNNLIGSIPTSFSKLNQIESLDLSNNNLDGIIPPELIELNYLAVFNVAHNNFWGTTPERKAQFGTFDESSYEGNPLLCGPPLHKACSKIQPPSNIPTDDKGDEAFGFMDLEVFYVSFAVTYMTMLLGIVAILYTNLHWRRAWFNFVELCISTCYYFVVINTRKLASFRIV